One Natrinema halophilum genomic window carries:
- a CDS encoding SDR family NAD(P)-dependent oxidoreductase, giving the protein MIAEQNVLITGAGSVGRRIARHCFDHDANIVRLFDNNEPRLAQLQAEIDDDRCRFLIGDVRDDSRLERAMQNVDIVIHTAAMKHVDISEYNAFEAVKTNVLGLQNLIDAAIDNGVERVVFTSSDKAVDPVNTMGTTKLLGEKLVTAAHKYSGRGDLRLTAVRFGNVINSSQSVVPIFHEQISNGGPVTLTDSRMTRFFLSYTDVTSLITEALERTAGGETFIYKMPAMRIEDLAEAMIETMAPTYDYDPSAIEIEEIGRGIGETFDEKIMTEREARRAVENETLYAIPPDANGYLDYEGLDDFEPADDIVRSSGNEDLLTKGEIIDFIRSDTDLLEEQ; this is encoded by the coding sequence ATGATCGCCGAGCAAAACGTGCTCATTACTGGTGCTGGTTCCGTCGGCAGACGGATCGCCCGTCACTGTTTTGATCATGATGCAAACATTGTTCGATTGTTCGACAATAATGAGCCGAGACTCGCCCAGTTGCAGGCAGAAATCGACGACGACCGATGTCGGTTTCTGATCGGCGATGTGCGTGACGATTCTCGGCTCGAGCGGGCGATGCAGAACGTCGATATAGTCATCCACACGGCCGCGATGAAACACGTCGACATTAGCGAATACAACGCGTTCGAGGCGGTCAAGACTAACGTCCTCGGACTCCAGAACCTCATCGATGCCGCAATCGACAACGGCGTCGAACGAGTCGTCTTCACGAGTAGTGATAAAGCGGTTGATCCCGTCAATACGATGGGGACGACCAAACTTCTCGGCGAGAAACTCGTTACGGCGGCACACAAGTACAGCGGCCGCGGTGATCTACGGTTGACCGCGGTTCGTTTTGGAAACGTCATCAACTCCTCACAGTCAGTGGTTCCGATATTCCACGAACAGATCAGCAACGGCGGACCCGTGACCCTGACCGATTCGCGGATGACTCGGTTTTTCCTCTCGTATACTGACGTGACGTCGCTCATCACCGAAGCGCTGGAGCGAACGGCCGGTGGGGAGACGTTCATCTACAAGATGCCCGCAATGCGCATCGAAGATCTCGCCGAGGCGATGATCGAGACGATGGCCCCGACGTACGATTACGATCCATCGGCTATCGAAATAGAGGAGATCGGTCGCGGTATCGGTGAGACGTTCGACGAAAAGATCATGACTGAACGTGAGGCCCGACGCGCAGTCGAAAACGAGACGCTATACGCGATTCCGCCGGATGCGAATGGGTATCTCGATTACGAGGGGCTCGACGACTTCGAACCCGCCGACGACATCGTTCGATCCTCGGGGAACGAGGATCTGCTCACGAAAGGCGAAATCATTGATTTTATTCGATCTGACACGGATCTCTTGGAGGAACAATGA
- a CDS encoding glycosyltransferase yields the protein MTLLAVAAISLLAITAAPYIIFLLLYVWVRPQGSPADKTPAEPTVSIVLPTYNEEQIVETKLEDLIELDYPLEKVELVVVDSSTDDTRSVVRDFFTGIDSPSLTLIEEQDRGGVAKAVNQAMESVTSEVVFRTDCDSKLAPNALREAVANLSDERVSAVTGQQADVLGDSRVEQDYRDILCRVQMLESHLDSTFICHGPCFAFERSAFTSIAPDSLADDTEIGIHIRRESSNRVIVDPAIHFFESGVSEFGKRRTRKDRRAMGLVQLLVRNRDLLGRKGWYGRFVLPFNWWFMIASPWFILLSALVVTAAIIQLVGVVGISIPVLAAVFFALGQRDQLGPLQPLYAIVDSQVSLLIAQLRLVFDDVTGIWTVDRESRKVFE from the coding sequence ATGACGCTACTTGCCGTGGCTGCAATTTCGCTTCTCGCGATCACGGCCGCGCCGTACATTATCTTTCTCCTGCTGTATGTATGGGTTCGACCACAAGGGTCGCCAGCTGACAAAACGCCCGCCGAACCCACCGTTAGTATCGTTCTTCCGACATACAATGAGGAACAGATCGTCGAGACCAAACTCGAGGACCTGATCGAACTCGACTATCCTCTGGAGAAGGTCGAACTCGTGGTCGTTGATTCCTCGACCGACGACACACGGTCGGTCGTTCGGGACTTTTTTACGGGTATCGACTCACCGTCGTTGACACTCATCGAGGAACAGGACAGGGGCGGGGTTGCAAAAGCAGTCAACCAAGCGATGGAGTCGGTCACCTCAGAAGTCGTGTTTCGCACCGATTGTGATTCCAAGCTGGCGCCGAACGCGCTCCGTGAAGCCGTTGCAAACCTCTCTGACGAGCGTGTAAGCGCTGTGACGGGACAGCAAGCGGATGTCCTCGGCGACAGTCGAGTCGAACAGGATTACCGAGATATCCTCTGTCGCGTCCAGATGCTAGAATCACACCTCGATTCGACGTTTATCTGTCATGGACCGTGTTTCGCCTTCGAACGGTCGGCATTCACTTCGATCGCACCCGATTCGCTCGCAGACGACACAGAGATCGGTATACATATTCGTCGGGAGTCAAGCAACCGGGTTATCGTCGATCCCGCGATTCATTTCTTCGAATCCGGCGTCTCTGAGTTCGGGAAACGCCGGACTCGCAAGGACCGGCGTGCGATGGGACTGGTACAACTTCTCGTGCGAAATCGAGATCTGCTTGGTCGCAAGGGATGGTATGGACGGTTCGTCCTCCCGTTTAACTGGTGGTTCATGATCGCGTCACCCTGGTTCATCCTGTTGAGTGCGCTCGTTGTGACAGCTGCAATCATCCAGTTGGTCGGGGTAGTCGGCATCAGTATTCCCGTCCTCGCGGCTGTGTTCTTCGCCCTCGGACAACGAGACCAACTTGGTCCACTCCAACCGCTGTATGCAATCGTCGATTCACAGGTCTCACTGCTCATCGCACAATTACGGCTCGTCTTCGACGACGTAACCGGAATCTGGACCGTCGACCGAGAGTCACGGAAAGTATTCGAATGA
- a CDS encoding glycosyltransferase family 4 protein, which yields MNIIQVVSRYPPWTGGLETHMKAICERLADRGHDVTVVTADAADGIPSRETRNGVEVVRHRGFDPGGAFHIAPGILRTLRRIDGDIMHGHNYHSLPLFFAAISAQETPFVATPHYHGGSGSSFRDRLLSLYRPVGGWALRNADAVVAVSDWEREQLAADFGAETTVIPNGIEVDRFRQSDPKEHPRPYLVTVGRLKEYKGVQHVIRALSELPEFDLLVAGTGPYRDELERIAEREAVRDRVTFLGYVDDDEIPGLYAGAATYVTLSSFEAYGITVAESLAAGTPCVVRERGALANWIHRADCVSVSNVSPPTVARAVRDVVDRETDPTTLPTWDDAVDALEEQYRAQSTSL from the coding sequence ATGAACATCATTCAGGTCGTTTCTCGATATCCGCCCTGGACTGGTGGTCTCGAGACGCATATGAAAGCAATCTGTGAACGGCTCGCTGACCGGGGACACGATGTCACCGTCGTGACGGCCGACGCGGCTGACGGAATCCCAAGCCGGGAAACCCGAAATGGCGTCGAGGTAGTTCGTCACAGAGGATTCGACCCAGGAGGTGCATTTCACATCGCTCCCGGTATCCTCCGGACGCTTCGTCGCATCGATGGTGACATCATGCACGGGCACAACTACCATTCGCTTCCGTTGTTCTTTGCGGCGATCAGCGCTCAGGAAACGCCGTTTGTTGCCACTCCACACTATCACGGCGGAAGCGGGTCGTCGTTTCGAGATCGGCTACTTTCGTTGTACCGTCCCGTCGGAGGGTGGGCACTTCGAAACGCTGACGCGGTCGTCGCCGTCAGTGACTGGGAACGAGAACAGTTGGCCGCCGACTTCGGGGCCGAGACAACGGTTATTCCAAATGGGATCGAGGTCGATCGATTCCGCCAGAGCGATCCGAAAGAACATCCTCGGCCGTATCTGGTGACAGTTGGTCGTCTCAAGGAATACAAGGGCGTCCAGCACGTGATTCGAGCGCTTTCAGAATTGCCCGAGTTCGACCTTCTGGTTGCCGGAACCGGTCCCTATCGCGACGAGTTGGAACGAATTGCCGAACGCGAAGCCGTTCGGGACCGGGTCACGTTCCTCGGATACGTCGACGACGACGAAATTCCTGGCCTCTATGCAGGAGCAGCCACGTACGTGACGCTGTCGTCGTTCGAAGCCTACGGCATTACTGTCGCCGAATCACTTGCAGCCGGAACGCCCTGTGTGGTTCGAGAGCGCGGCGCGCTCGCAAACTGGATACACAGAGCCGATTGTGTGAGCGTGAGCAACGTCTCCCCACCGACCGTCGCACGGGCGGTGAGAGACGTCGTCGATCGAGAAACTGACCCGACCACACTACCGACGTGGGACGACGCCGTTGACGCACTCGAGGAACAATATCGGGCTCAGAGTACGTCTCTATAA